A genomic region of Christiangramia sp. OXR-203 contains the following coding sequences:
- a CDS encoding ribonuclease HII, with translation MLRSYDKSKLVAGTDEAGRGCLAGPVTAAAIILPKNFKNKILNDSKVLSLKNRNLLRNLIHENFFDFAVTHVFMEEIDKVNILNASITAMQRSIIKLNTKPDCIIVDGNRFKPLDSIPHECIIKGDGKFLSIAAASVLAKTHRDEYMEKIHEEFPMYNWIKNKGYPTREHRAAIEKYGITKYHRKSFKLLPDQLKIEF, from the coding sequence CAGATCTTATGATAAATCAAAACTGGTGGCGGGAACCGATGAAGCCGGTCGTGGCTGCCTCGCAGGGCCTGTTACTGCAGCTGCTATCATTTTACCTAAGAACTTTAAAAACAAGATTTTGAATGATTCCAAGGTGCTGAGTCTAAAAAATAGGAACCTTTTAAGAAATCTAATTCATGAAAATTTCTTCGATTTTGCAGTGACCCATGTTTTTATGGAAGAGATCGATAAAGTAAATATTTTGAACGCATCAATTACGGCGATGCAGAGGTCTATCATAAAATTGAATACCAAACCAGATTGCATCATTGTTGATGGAAACAGATTCAAACCCCTGGACTCCATACCACACGAGTGCATTATTAAAGGTGACGGTAAGTTTCTTAGCATTGCAGCGGCTTCTGTTCTGGCAAAAACCCACCGTGATGAGTATATGGAAAAGATCCATGAAGAATTCCCTATGTACAATTGGATAAAGAATAAGGGTTATCCTACCAGGGAACATCGTGCAGCTATCGAAAAGTATGGTATTACCAAATATCACCGGAAAAGTTTTAAACTACTCCCCGATCAATTGAAGATTGAATTCTAA
- the lysS gene encoding lysine--tRNA ligase, producing MQQLSEQEQIRREKLSAIRKAGINPYPADLFPVDHTTTKIKEEFAEGKKVVIAGRLMSRRIQGKASFAELQDSNGKIQVYFNRDEICTGDDKAKYNDFYKKWLDIGDFIGIEGELFKTQVGEMTVMVKDFHLLSKSLRPLPLPKTDKDGNTYDGFTDPEHRYRQRYADLAVNPKVKEVFVKRTKLFNAMRNFFNDKGYFEVETPILQPIPGGAAAKPFVSHHNALDIPLYLRIANELYLKRLIVGGFDGVYEFSKNFRNEGMDRTHNPEFTAMEIYVAYKDYNWMMEFTENLLEHCAMAVNGKTEATFGKHNVDFKAPYKRVTMTDAIKQFTDFDITGKSEKELYEAATKMGIDVDETMGKGKLIDEIFGEKCEGNFIQPTFITDYPKEMSPLCKTHRDNPELTERFELMVCGKEIANAYSELNDPIDQRERFEEQLKLSEKGDDEAMFIDNDFLRALEYGMPPTSGLGIGMDRLIMFLTNNQSIQEVLFFPQMKPEKKQVELSEEEKSVYTLLKDDQVHDMNLVKEKSGLSNKKWDKALKSLRKHKMIEVYKEGEVLSIKIA from the coding sequence ATGCAGCAGTTATCAGAACAGGAACAAATTAGACGTGAGAAATTATCGGCGATACGCAAAGCCGGAATTAATCCATATCCAGCCGATCTTTTTCCAGTAGATCATACTACTACGAAGATCAAGGAAGAATTTGCTGAAGGGAAAAAGGTGGTGATCGCCGGAAGACTTATGTCAAGGAGAATCCAGGGAAAAGCATCTTTCGCTGAACTTCAGGATTCCAATGGTAAGATACAGGTGTATTTTAACCGTGACGAAATTTGTACTGGTGATGACAAAGCGAAATACAATGATTTCTATAAAAAATGGCTTGATATTGGCGATTTTATAGGAATTGAGGGAGAGTTATTCAAAACTCAGGTAGGAGAAATGACCGTAATGGTTAAAGATTTTCACCTGTTAAGTAAGTCTTTGCGACCTCTACCACTTCCAAAAACAGATAAGGACGGGAATACCTACGATGGTTTTACAGATCCCGAGCATCGATATAGACAACGTTACGCAGATCTTGCGGTGAATCCTAAGGTTAAAGAGGTTTTTGTAAAGCGTACGAAACTTTTCAACGCCATGCGTAACTTCTTCAATGATAAAGGATATTTTGAAGTTGAAACGCCAATACTTCAGCCAATTCCAGGTGGAGCAGCTGCAAAACCTTTTGTATCGCATCACAACGCCCTGGATATTCCACTATACTTAAGAATTGCAAACGAGCTATATCTTAAAAGATTGATCGTTGGTGGATTTGATGGTGTATATGAGTTTTCTAAAAACTTCAGAAATGAAGGGATGGACAGAACTCACAATCCTGAATTCACGGCAATGGAAATTTACGTGGCCTATAAGGATTATAACTGGATGATGGAATTTACGGAAAACCTGCTTGAGCATTGTGCCATGGCGGTAAATGGTAAAACTGAAGCTACCTTCGGAAAGCACAATGTAGATTTCAAAGCTCCGTACAAGCGGGTTACAATGACCGATGCTATTAAGCAGTTCACTGACTTTGATATAACCGGGAAGTCTGAAAAAGAGCTATATGAGGCTGCCACAAAAATGGGCATCGATGTAGACGAAACCATGGGTAAAGGAAAACTGATCGATGAGATCTTTGGAGAGAAATGTGAAGGAAACTTTATACAGCCAACTTTCATTACAGATTATCCTAAGGAGATGAGTCCGCTTTGTAAGACTCACCGCGATAATCCTGAGCTTACAGAACGTTTTGAATTAATGGTTTGTGGTAAGGAGATCGCAAATGCATACTCTGAGTTAAACGATCCTATCGATCAGAGAGAACGTTTCGAAGAGCAATTGAAACTATCTGAAAAGGGAGACGATGAGGCGATGTTTATCGATAACGATTTTCTTCGCGCACTGGAGTATGGAATGCCTCCAACATCGGGACTTGGAATAGGGATGGACAGGTTGATCATGTTCTTAACTAACAACCAGTCGATACAGGAAGTATTATTTTTCCCTCAAATGAAACCTGAAAAGAAACAGGTAGAACTTTCAGAAGAAGAAAAGTCAGTTTATACCTTATTGAAGGACGACCAGGTTCATGATATGAATTTAGTTAAAGAGAAAAGTGGATTGAGCAATAAGAAATGGGATAAAGCCTTAAAATCTCTTCGGAAGCATAAAATGATCGAAGTGTATAAAGAAGGTGAAGTTCTTAGCATCAAGATCGCTTAG
- the lipB gene encoding lipoyl(octanoyl) transferase LipB codes for MNKEVEVRNLGSKDYKETWDYQEQLFKDTLDQKIRNRRQNENIATRNYLLLVEHPHVYTLGKSGDHTNLLLSEEQLEKKNASFYKINRGGDVTYHGPGQIVGYPILDLDNFFTDIHKYLRFLEEMVILTLAEYGIKSERSPGETGVWLDVGTPFARKICAMGVRASRWVTMHGFALNVNADLGYFDHIIPCGIKDKAVTSLNVELGQKEVDMAEVQQKLMKHFSQLFEAELV; via the coding sequence ATGAATAAGGAAGTTGAAGTTAGAAACCTAGGCAGCAAGGATTATAAGGAGACCTGGGATTACCAGGAGCAACTGTTTAAGGATACTCTGGATCAAAAGATCAGGAACAGAAGGCAGAATGAAAATATCGCTACCCGAAATTATTTGCTGCTGGTGGAGCATCCTCATGTTTACACTTTAGGAAAAAGTGGTGATCATACCAATCTTCTTTTGTCTGAAGAGCAATTGGAGAAAAAGAACGCCAGTTTTTACAAGATCAATAGAGGAGGGGATGTTACCTATCATGGGCCCGGACAGATTGTAGGTTACCCTATTCTGGACCTCGATAATTTCTTTACTGATATTCATAAATACCTGAGATTCCTTGAAGAGATGGTGATTCTGACTCTTGCTGAATATGGAATAAAATCTGAAAGAAGCCCTGGAGAAACCGGTGTCTGGCTGGATGTAGGAACTCCGTTCGCCAGGAAAATATGTGCAATGGGTGTAAGGGCGAGCAGATGGGTAACCATGCATGGTTTTGCCCTGAACGTGAACGCAGATCTTGGCTATTTTGATCATATTATTCCCTGCGGAATTAAGGACAAAGCCGTAACTTCCTTAAATGTAGAGCTAGGTCAGAAAGAAGTTGATATGGCTGAAGTTCAACAAAAACTGATGAAACATTTCAGTCAGTTATTCGAAGCTGAGTTGGTTTAG
- a CDS encoding zinc-dependent metalloprotease has translation MIKNQSFKLMLIALSLSVSSCAVFQKQDKKDTKTASTEESKKDKDGMKPYAKVITKDAKSDEGLFTVHKVDEKYFYEIPDSLFNREMLTVTRIAKTASGIGFGGGKQNTQVHRWQKKGNKVLLRVVSYDIYAADSLPVHEAVVNSNFEPIVESFDIKTVGKDSISKSTVIDVTDLYTKDVQALGLPDRTRKQYKVSRLDDNRSYIDTIRSYPENIEIRHVKTYNAGDPPSNESLGSISLEFSNSMILLPEVPMERRYFDERVGWFTTEQTDYGLAAQKSETVEYLDRWRLEVKDEDIKKFKNGELVEPKEQIVYYIDRATPEQWVPFIKQGIEDWQVAFEAAGFKNAIIAKDAPTVEEDPDWSPEDVRYSTVRYLASPIPNANGPHVSDPRSGEILESDINWYHNVMTLLRNWFFVQTAAINEDAQGVAFKDEVMGRLIRFVSSHEVGHTLGLPHNMGSSVAYAVEDLRDPEFTKEFGTAPSIMDYARFNYIAQPEDGDVALMPEIGPYDKYAIEWGYRPILDKEGKEEKEILDQWILEHAGDPKYRFGRQQSSVIDPSSQTEDLGDDAMLASEYGIKNLKRIVPKLIEWTAEDGKDYDDLDDLYGQVLSQYNRYMGHVTANIGGVYEYYKTYDQEGAVYTHVDAEKQERAMEFLQEQLFTTPEWMINQDIFNKIEFDGNIERIRGMQERTLNNLLDFGRMARLMENEEINGKDAYSLLDMMTQLRKGLWSEIYNGRSIDRYRRNLQRAYVEKMGELMTEEQDEIPARYRSWVTRSNVNVAQSDIRPVVRGELTTLQRQLRNTVNTGDTLTRYHKQDLLKRIDLILNPMK, from the coding sequence ATGATTAAGAATCAGAGCTTTAAGCTTATGCTTATCGCCCTTTCGTTATCGGTTTCCAGTTGTGCTGTTTTTCAGAAACAGGATAAAAAGGATACTAAAACTGCTTCAACTGAAGAATCCAAAAAGGACAAAGATGGAATGAAGCCTTACGCAAAGGTTATTACCAAGGATGCGAAATCAGACGAAGGTCTTTTCACCGTTCATAAGGTTGATGAAAAGTACTTCTACGAAATTCCAGACAGTCTTTTTAACCGCGAAATGCTTACAGTTACAAGAATCGCCAAAACTGCCAGCGGAATTGGTTTTGGTGGTGGAAAACAAAATACCCAGGTTCACAGATGGCAGAAAAAGGGTAATAAGGTCCTGCTAAGAGTAGTTTCTTATGATATTTACGCTGCAGATTCTCTTCCAGTACACGAGGCGGTAGTAAACTCAAACTTTGAACCAATCGTTGAATCATTTGACATCAAGACAGTAGGGAAAGACAGTATCTCGAAATCTACCGTGATCGATGTTACAGATCTTTACACGAAAGATGTACAGGCGCTTGGATTGCCAGACAGAACCAGGAAACAGTACAAAGTTTCCAGATTAGATGACAATAGATCTTATATCGACACGATAAGATCTTATCCTGAAAACATCGAAATTAGACACGTAAAGACCTATAATGCTGGAGATCCGCCATCCAATGAGAGTCTTGGTTCTATTTCTCTAGAATTCAGTAACTCGATGATCTTACTTCCTGAAGTTCCTATGGAAAGAAGATATTTTGATGAGCGTGTTGGTTGGTTCACTACAGAACAAACAGATTATGGTCTTGCAGCTCAAAAAAGTGAAACGGTAGAATATCTTGATCGCTGGAGACTTGAAGTGAAGGACGAGGATATCAAGAAGTTCAAAAATGGGGAACTGGTTGAACCAAAAGAACAGATCGTTTACTATATCGACCGCGCAACTCCAGAGCAATGGGTTCCATTCATTAAGCAGGGAATCGAAGACTGGCAGGTTGCCTTTGAAGCAGCAGGTTTTAAAAATGCCATTATTGCCAAGGACGCTCCAACAGTAGAAGAAGATCCAGACTGGAGTCCTGAAGATGTAAGATATTCTACAGTAAGATATCTTGCTTCTCCAATTCCAAACGCAAACGGACCTCACGTAAGTGATCCACGTTCAGGAGAAATTCTTGAGTCTGATATCAACTGGTATCACAACGTTATGACTCTTCTTAGAAACTGGTTCTTCGTACAAACTGCTGCCATCAATGAAGATGCTCAGGGAGTTGCCTTCAAGGATGAAGTAATGGGAAGACTTATACGTTTTGTTTCCTCTCACGAAGTTGGACATACTTTAGGGTTACCTCATAACATGGGAAGTAGTGTGGCTTACGCTGTGGAAGACCTGAGAGATCCGGAATTCACAAAAGAATTTGGAACTGCACCATCTATTATGGATTATGCCCGTTTTAACTATATAGCGCAGCCGGAAGATGGTGATGTAGCTTTAATGCCAGAGATTGGACCATACGATAAATATGCGATCGAATGGGGTTACAGACCAATTCTTGACAAAGAAGGAAAGGAAGAAAAAGAAATTCTTGACCAGTGGATCCTGGAACATGCAGGAGATCCTAAATATCGCTTCGGAAGGCAACAAAGCAGTGTGATAGATCCAAGTTCTCAAACTGAAGATCTTGGTGATGACGCAATGCTTGCCAGCGAATACGGTATCAAAAACCTGAAAAGAATCGTTCCTAAGTTAATCGAGTGGACAGCTGAAGATGGTAAGGATTACGATGATCTTGATGATCTTTATGGACAGGTACTTTCACAGTATAATCGTTATATGGGGCACGTAACCGCAAATATTGGTGGCGTGTATGAGTATTACAAGACCTACGATCAGGAAGGTGCAGTTTATACTCATGTAGATGCCGAAAAACAGGAAAGAGCTATGGAATTCCTTCAGGAGCAATTATTCACAACTCCGGAATGGATGATCAACCAGGATATTTTCAATAAGATCGAATTTGACGGTAATATTGAACGAATTCGTGGAATGCAGGAAAGAACGCTGAATAATCTTCTTGACTTCGGAAGAATGGCGAGATTGATGGAAAATGAGGAGATCAATGGAAAAGATGCTTATTCTTTACTGGATATGATGACTCAGCTTAGAAAAGGACTTTGGAGCGAGATCTATAATGGAAGATCTATAGATCGTTACCGAAGAAACCTGCAACGTGCTTATGTAGAAAAAATGGGTGAACTAATGACTGAAGAGCAGGATGAAATCCCGGCACGTTACAGAAGCTGGGTTACCAGAAGTAATGTAAATGTCGCACAAAGCGACATTCGACCAGTTGTTCGAGGTGAACTTACTACGCTACAAAGACAGCTTAGAAATACAGTAAATACTGGAGATACACTAACGCGCTATCACAAGCAGGATCTATTGAAAAGAATTGACCTCATCCTCAACCCGATGAAATAG
- a CDS encoding YqaE/Pmp3 family membrane protein, whose translation MSIWRVILSVLFPPLAVYDRGCGSILIVLILTLLGWVPGVIAALIILNNPKS comes from the coding sequence ATGAGTATTTGGAGAGTAATTCTATCAGTTTTATTTCCCCCGCTGGCAGTTTATGATCGCGGTTGTGGTTCAATTTTAATCGTGCTAATACTTACGCTGCTGGGATGGGTTCCCGGAGTAATTGCAGCGCTCATTATATTAAATAATCCCAAGTCTTAA